GGGCGTCGACTACTGCAAAAAGTGACGGGCTACAAAGCCACCATTGTTGCCGGGACCATTGTCTTGAAAGATGGAGAGGCAACCGGCGAGCTGCCAGGAAGGCTGATCCGCGGAGCTCAACCAGCACCGCAGGCTGCCTAAGAAAATCCAATAGCTAGACCTGGGGCGCTGCCACCGGCAGCGTCCTTTTTTGCATTCAACGAAAGTCAAACCCTTGTCAGATGTTCTCGCGCTCTTCTCCAATGCTACCTTGCCAGTTGCAGACATGGCCCTGGCCGCTGCGGCAATCTTCTTCGCGGGCGCACTGCGGGCTTTTGTGGGGTTTGGCTTTGCGCTCGCAGGCGTGCCCCTGCTTGCCATGACCGTGGGCCCTGCCGCCGCTGTGCCCATGATCCTGGCGCTGGAAATCATGAGCGGCCTGCAAATGCTCCCCAAAGTGCGCAAGGTCGCAGACTGGCGCGCCATCTGGCTCATCCTGCCTGCGGCCCTCATCGCCGCCCCCTTTGGTATCTACCTGTTGGATGTACTTGATGCCGACAGCCTGCGCCTTCTGATCGCGCTAGCGCTCTTGGGCGCAGTGGCCCTCATGGCAAGTGGCTTGCAGATTCCGGCAAAAGTGCCGCTCCCGGTCTCGCTCGGCATAGGCGGCGCGTCGGGCCTGCTTGCAGGCAGCACCGCCATGGCCGGGCCGCCGGTGCTTCTCTATTTCATCGGGCGTGCAGGCACGCCGGAAGCAGCGCGGGCTTCCATGTTCATGTATTTCTCCCTCACGGGGGCGATCACGCTGGGGTTCGGGTTTGCCTCCGGCATTGTCGAGCTGAGCACAATGCTGCTGACGCTCATGCTGAGCCCCGCTCTCTTCCTCTCCAACGTGATCGGAAGTTGGGCGTTCCACGCGACCGGCGATCACCATTACCGCCCGATTGCCCTCGGCCTCCTCACCATCATCGCTCTCGCAACATTGGTGCAGGCGGTGACTAATTAGGCACACCATGTCGCAAATGCCCGTGTTTCCCGGTCAAACTGCTCAAAACATCAAGAACACGGTTTTATCTATAGCTACCATTTGTTAACCATCTCGGGATTCAATGCTCAGTAACCATTTTGACGGCGGAGTTTCAGATGTTGAACACCATTGGATATGAAGGCGCTGATCTTGAGGACTTCATTCAAACTCTAGTCGAGGCCGACGTGGACACCCTCGTCGATATTCGCGAAAGAGCTCAATCGCGCCGAAAAGGCTTCTCAAAGACTGCACTTAGCGAGCGCCTAGCAGAAAACGGAATCTCGTACATCCACATGCGTGAACTCGGCGACCCCAAAGAGGGTCGCGAGGCCGCAAGAGCTGGAAACTGGGGGAAATTCAGAAAAGTGTTCCAAGCGGTTTTGAAAACCGATGAAGCACAGTCTGCAATATCAACTATTACAAACCTTTCCAGATCCCAAAATACCTGCCTCCTTTGCTACGAACGGGACGAGAAGACTTGCCATCGTAAGATAGTTTCGGAAATAATCGAAAAGAAACTAAAACGAAAAACTCGCCATTTGGGAGTTGGGCAATTTGAGCGAGAGGCTGCGTAGCTCATCCGATCAAGCGCTGATCCTTGTTAAGGCACTACCCCACCGAAGTAGCAACTATTTCGAGACCGTTTGCTGTGCGGGAATCGGTTTAGATCAAA
The DNA window shown above is from Parvibaculaceae bacterium PLY_AMNH_Bact1 and carries:
- a CDS encoding sulfite exporter TauE/SafE family protein (Derived by automated computational analysis using gene prediction method: Protein Homology.), yielding MSDVLALFSNATLPVADMALAAAAIFFAGALRAFVGFGFALAGVPLLAMTVGPAAAVPMILALEIMSGLQMLPKVRKVADWRAIWLILPAALIAAPFGIYLLDVLDADSLRLLIALALLGAVALMASGLQIPAKVPLPVSLGIGGASGLLAGSTAMAGPPVLLYFIGRAGTPEAARASMFMYFSLTGAITLGFGFASGIVELSTMLLTLMLSPALFLSNVIGSWAFHATGDHHYRPIALGLLTIIALATLVQAVTN
- a CDS encoding DUF488 domain-containing protein (Derived by automated computational analysis using gene prediction method: Protein Homology.), with protein sequence MLNTIGYEGADLEDFIQTLVEADVDTLVDIRERAQSRRKGFSKTALSERLAENGISYIHMRELGDPKEGREAARAGNWGKFRKVFQAVLKTDEAQSAISTITNLSRSQNTCLLCYERDEKTCHRKIVSEIIEKKLKRKTRHLGVGQFEREAA